Proteins encoded together in one Chryseobacterium taklimakanense window:
- a CDS encoding DEAD/DEAH box helicase, with product MDNTANYIKQRLSLRKPLQDSLDVVAQLADKLTLKKQPENPEEATAFLKEELAKVQEHYPFVKNFQRDFPSLAFSIATGVGKTRLMGACIAYLAINKGIKNFFVLAPNLTIYEKLIKDFGDPGYAKYVFNGISEFVHNRPVIITGDNYNQQGNLFDENEIRINIFNISKFNSDNKGTKKGGVALAPKIKRLSEYLGQSYWDYLTGINDLVILMDEAHRYHADASKNAINELKPVLGLELTATPTDEKGNVFQNIVYEYNLAQALADGEFVKNPAIAKRKNFVKGSLSDADVDRIKLEDAVSVHRQTKNELDLYSRNNEVKQVKPFILVVCKNIEHAEETYDYINSSEFYEGEYIGKVIAIHSVTRKDEEIESLFVSLENPENQVEIVIHVNMLKEGWDVSNLYTIVPLRAANAKILIEQTIGRGLRLPYDGKRTGVESVDKLTVIAHDNFDAVIEEANDPKSILNKFTFIELDEGQLQPKTEVITSVSTVDKTVQEEQKKVEAITNPVEKQKAQTVVDAKKAILTVLPSFNKSSLVKKVDDLTKEEVKKEVIQKIEENLNKGQLNMFSEQIVAEARAQYESIINSYKENIIEIPRMVLARGEVEAYFSDFDLVTDDFNYRALDQQIIRMNLQDRKVEEIGVEDSGIKSNPVKLIISELLNYPEIDYDSNADLLYKLAQQAVDALENNLDDKSKLSLTVRQFKPAIAEKIYHQMRANFTVTTPEFVEPDVLPFTKIEPHNYTALTESGYRDYRDTISPVSLVPRYVYRGFEKACHFEYKFDSGTEKDFAFILESDSKVVKWLRPAPSQFRIYWSNTGKRYEPDFIVETDDAIYMVEPKESGKMTDPDVLAKKEAALEFCKYASKYNAENGGKPWKYALIPHNAITTTTGFEYLMAQYAD from the coding sequence ATGGACAATACAGCCAATTACATCAAACAGCGCCTTTCCCTGCGCAAACCTTTACAGGATTCCCTGGATGTAGTCGCACAGTTAGCCGATAAACTCACCCTGAAAAAACAACCCGAAAACCCGGAAGAAGCCACCGCTTTCCTAAAGGAGGAACTCGCAAAAGTGCAGGAGCATTATCCGTTTGTCAAAAACTTTCAGCGCGATTTTCCTTCACTGGCATTTTCCATTGCTACGGGTGTTGGCAAAACAAGATTAATGGGTGCCTGTATTGCTTATCTCGCTATAAACAAAGGCATTAAGAATTTCTTTGTATTAGCGCCCAACCTTACCATTTACGAAAAACTCATTAAAGATTTCGGTGATCCGGGTTATGCAAAATATGTGTTCAATGGCATTTCGGAGTTTGTGCACAACCGTCCGGTCATCATTACCGGCGACAACTACAATCAGCAGGGAAATCTGTTTGATGAAAACGAAATCCGCATCAATATTTTCAATATCTCAAAATTCAATTCAGATAATAAGGGAACAAAAAAAGGCGGCGTCGCTTTAGCACCGAAAATCAAACGGCTTTCAGAATATTTGGGACAATCGTATTGGGATTATCTTACCGGTATTAACGACTTGGTGATTTTAATGGACGAAGCGCACCGCTACCACGCTGATGCTTCCAAAAATGCCATTAACGAACTGAAACCCGTTCTTGGCTTGGAACTTACCGCCACACCAACAGACGAAAAAGGAAATGTTTTTCAGAATATCGTTTACGAATACAATCTCGCGCAGGCATTGGCAGATGGCGAGTTTGTGAAAAATCCTGCCATAGCAAAAAGGAAAAACTTTGTAAAAGGCAGTCTTTCCGATGCAGATGTGGACCGCATTAAACTGGAAGATGCCGTTTCTGTGCATCGCCAAACCAAAAACGAACTCGACTTATATTCCCGCAACAACGAAGTAAAACAGGTTAAACCGTTTATTCTTGTAGTTTGTAAAAATATAGAGCACGCCGAAGAAACCTATGATTATATCAATTCATCAGAGTTTTACGAAGGCGAATACATTGGCAAAGTAATCGCCATACACAGCGTAACACGCAAGGATGAAGAAATTGAAAGTCTTTTTGTATCACTCGAAAATCCTGAAAATCAGGTTGAAATTGTCATCCACGTCAATATGTTGAAAGAAGGTTGGGATGTTTCTAATCTCTATACGATCGTTCCTTTAAGGGCGGCAAATGCTAAAATATTAATTGAGCAAACCATTGGTCGGGGTTTGCGCTTGCCTTATGACGGTAAAAGAACCGGAGTGGAATCTGTGGACAAACTCACCGTTATTGCTCACGATAATTTTGATGCCGTTATTGAAGAAGCCAACGATCCGAAATCTATCCTGAATAAATTCACTTTCATTGAACTGGATGAAGGACAGTTGCAGCCAAAAACAGAAGTCATTACTTCGGTTTCTACCGTAGATAAAACCGTTCAGGAAGAACAAAAAAAAGTAGAAGCCATTACCAATCCGGTAGAAAAACAAAAAGCGCAGACGGTGGTAGATGCCAAGAAAGCCATTCTCACCGTGTTGCCATCATTCAATAAATCTTCCCTCGTAAAGAAAGTGGATGACCTTACAAAAGAAGAAGTAAAAAAAGAAGTCATTCAGAAAATTGAAGAAAACCTGAATAAAGGACAGTTAAATATGTTTTCAGAACAGATTGTGGCAGAAGCAAGAGCACAATATGAAAGCATTATTAATTCTTATAAAGAAAATATCATTGAAATTCCAAGAATGGTATTGGCTCGCGGCGAAGTAGAGGCATACTTTTCAGACTTCGATTTAGTAACCGATGATTTCAATTACCGCGCACTTGATCAGCAGATTATCAGAATGAATTTACAGGACAGAAAAGTGGAAGAAATTGGGGTTGAGGACAGCGGTATTAAATCCAATCCGGTAAAACTCATCATCAGCGAACTCCTCAATTATCCGGAAATAGATTATGATTCAAATGCTGACCTGCTTTATAAATTGGCACAGCAGGCAGTGGACGCTTTGGAAAACAACCTGGATGACAAAAGCAAACTGAGTCTTACCGTAAGGCAGTTCAAACCGGCCATTGCTGAAAAAATATACCATCAGATGCGCGCCAATTTTACGGTTACCACGCCCGAGTTTGTAGAGCCGGATGTATTGCCGTTCACCAAGATTGAACCGCATAACTATACTGCCCTTACAGAATCGGGCTACAGAGATTACAGAGATACCATTTCGCCGGTTTCATTAGTTCCGAGATATGTTTACCGCGGTTTTGAAAAAGCCTGTCATTTTGAATATAAATTTGATTCGGGCACAGAAAAAGACTTTGCCTTCATTCTGGAAAGTGATTCCAAAGTTGTTAAATGGCTTCGACCTGCACCAAGTCAGTTCAGAATCTATTGGAGCAATACGGGCAAACGCTATGAACCGGATTTCATTGTAGAAACCGATGATGCAATCTATATGGTAGAACCAAAAGAATCAGGCAAAATGACCGATCCTGATGTTTTGGCGAAAAAAGAGGCCGCCTTGGAATTTTGTAAATACGCCTCAAAATACAACGCCGAAAATGGTGGCAAACCTTGGAAATACGCACTGATTCCGCACAATGCAATTACAACCACCACCGGTTTTGAATATTTAATGGCGCAGTATGCGGATTAA
- a CDS encoding site-specific DNA-methyltransferase yields the protein MANKNLQKLELTWIGKGEEPKLEPRILIENPEYSYGDPDTGNMLIHGDNLLALKALEQDYAGKIKCIYIDPPYNTGQAFEYYDDGIEHSIWLNLMYLRLKILYKLLKKDGVIFINLDENEQAYCKLICDEIFGRENYIGDLIWQKRKGGGNDSRFFAIDHDYVLVYAKFKSKEIHSKWKVSQSEEYLKRYKEKDENGRFYWDTLARDGLQNPIPIEIDCPDGTILRMNSQKSKDTILTGLENGTVRLSQGRNGWSLHHKVYMPSGQVLRSILTDVGTNKTAGDEIKSIFGNAKSFDYPKPEGLISKILELTTVEGDIVLDSFLGSGTTAAVAHKMGRKYIGVELGEHAKTHCYPRLKAVVDGEQGGISKAVNWQGGGGFKFYTLAPSLLQKDKFDNWVISENYNADMLAAAMAKQEGFKYQPDDTKFWKQGRSSEQDFIYTTTQFLTAESLESIHDDMLPGESLLICCKAFQKECKNRFPNISVKKIPQMLLNRCEFGKDDYSFNIVNLPTEETAEETEEPEITIQELNDQSNTDTQTTLFD from the coding sequence ATGGCCAACAAAAACCTTCAGAAACTCGAACTCACCTGGATTGGCAAAGGTGAAGAACCAAAACTGGAACCACGCATACTCATAGAAAACCCCGAATATTCCTATGGCGATCCCGATACCGGAAATATGCTCATACACGGCGACAACCTGCTCGCGCTGAAAGCTCTGGAGCAGGACTACGCAGGAAAAATAAAGTGCATCTACATCGATCCGCCGTATAACACGGGACAAGCATTTGAATATTATGATGATGGTATAGAGCATTCAATTTGGCTAAACCTTATGTATTTAAGATTAAAGATATTATATAAACTTTTAAAAAAAGATGGAGTTATTTTTATTAATCTTGATGAAAATGAACAGGCTTATTGCAAATTAATTTGCGATGAAATTTTTGGAAGGGAAAATTATATAGGTGATCTAATTTGGCAAAAAAGAAAAGGAGGTGGTAATGATTCAAGATTTTTTGCAATTGACCACGATTATGTTTTAGTTTATGCTAAGTTTAAGAGCAAAGAGATTCATAGTAAATGGAAAGTTTCTCAATCAGAAGAATATTTGAAAAGATATAAAGAAAAGGATGAAAATGGCAGATTTTATTGGGATACTTTAGCGAGAGATGGGCTACAAAATCCTATACCTATTGAAATTGACTGTCCTGATGGAACAATTCTGAGAATGAATTCTCAAAAATCTAAAGACACTATACTAACAGGATTAGAAAATGGAACTGTAAGATTATCGCAAGGAAGAAACGGTTGGTCTTTGCATCATAAGGTTTATATGCCTTCGGGACAGGTTTTAAGATCAATATTGACAGATGTTGGCACTAATAAAACAGCAGGAGATGAAATAAAATCAATTTTTGGAAATGCAAAATCTTTTGATTATCCAAAACCAGAAGGTCTAATTAGTAAAATTCTAGAGTTGACCACAGTTGAAGGTGACATCGTCCTAGATTCCTTCCTCGGTTCTGGCACAACTGCCGCAGTCGCTCACAAAATGGGCAGAAAATATATTGGCGTAGAATTGGGCGAACACGCCAAAACTCATTGTTATCCGCGTCTTAAAGCCGTAGTAGATGGCGAACAGGGCGGCATTTCCAAAGCCGTAAACTGGCAAGGTGGCGGCGGTTTCAAATTCTACACCCTTGCGCCAAGTCTGCTGCAAAAAGATAAATTTGATAACTGGGTTATTTCTGAAAACTACAATGCCGATATGCTCGCTGCAGCAATGGCAAAACAGGAGGGCTTCAAATATCAGCCCGATGATACCAAATTCTGGAAACAGGGCCGCTCTTCCGAGCAGGATTTCATCTATACCACTACGCAGTTCCTCACCGCAGAATCCCTGGAAAGCATTCACGATGATATGCTGCCCGGAGAATCGTTGCTGATCTGCTGCAAGGCATTTCAGAAAGAATGTAAAAATCGCTTCCCAAACATTTCTGTAAAAAAAATACCGCAGATGTTGCTGAACCGATGCGAGTTTGGCAAAGACGATTACAGTTTCAATATCGTAAATCTTCCCACCGAAGAAACCGCTGAAGAAACCGAAGAGCCTGAAATAACCATTCAGGAACTCAACGACCAATCCAACACCGATACGCAAACCACCTTATTTGATTAA
- a CDS encoding nuclease-related domain-containing DEAD/DEAH box helicase gives MAIFYPEIEKILQGKVKPEPGELHLLYFLRDNLDDSYDVFFNPYMNGDRPDVVVMKKGQGMLIIEVKDYVLKHYDIDHKTKNWKVKSSTGNAVIKSPITQVLKYKNNLFDLHIENLLEQKISDIRNANMISCALYFHNATQSDLEDFIVNQFSSDKNYSKFLTFNILLFGRDGLTKDNFNSALRRRHLGKGQMTSYFPDELYERIKRFLNPPLHQKTDGIVPMYNQEQQRLIYDQDRKEIRVKGVVGSGKTTVLAGRAVELHKRTNGDVLILSFNVTLKNYLKDKISEVREEFPWGAFTILNYHVFINDVLNGVGVDVAVPENFDSYSAEQIENYFEQNYYSNIALFEQYKDQFRKFDAILIDEIQDYKSTWMNIIKDYFLSANGYYMVFGDEKQNIYGNEVVNKSMSVNIIGRPSELKTSYRSRTKIKELALNFQREFLAEKYETDEHVSFKASNSDGGLFSEKDDLSGTLSYMFLPSANSIPSLYTIIHENSINKGIHPNDITVLGTQIRLLKDFDAHYRYRSGEKTNTMFETSEMLLTSGMNSEQVPIKTMRTHCIRKGLELIKLYNEYNLTRGFRELASLLICKNLADESPEFFNARYQHLCRNSKITSEIFDNYYAQNQTALSSFIAKYVKNAAPSLMKLIRDNKKIHFWMNSGTIKISTIHSFKGWEADLVYLIIENVPEHMESTFNELIYTGITRAKQNLIILNYGNESFHNKITPLIDQVNNSN, from the coding sequence ATGGCAATTTTTTATCCTGAAATAGAAAAAATTTTGCAAGGCAAAGTAAAACCTGAGCCGGGTGAACTTCATTTGCTTTATTTTCTTCGTGATAATTTGGATGATTCGTATGATGTCTTCTTTAATCCTTATATGAACGGAGACAGACCGGATGTTGTTGTGATGAAAAAAGGTCAGGGTATGTTAATAATCGAAGTTAAGGATTATGTTCTAAAACATTATGATATTGACCACAAAACTAAGAACTGGAAAGTAAAAAGTTCAACAGGGAACGCAGTAATCAAATCACCTATTACTCAGGTTCTAAAGTATAAGAATAACTTATTTGATCTGCATATAGAGAATCTGTTAGAACAAAAGATATCCGATATTAGAAATGCAAACATGATTTCTTGTGCTTTATATTTTCACAATGCCACACAGTCCGATCTTGAAGATTTTATTGTAAATCAATTTTCTTCGGATAAAAATTATAGTAAATTCCTTACTTTCAATATTTTGCTATTCGGCAGAGATGGGCTGACAAAAGATAATTTTAATAGTGCATTGCGTCGCCGTCATTTAGGAAAAGGTCAAATGACTTCTTACTTTCCAGATGAACTTTATGAGAGAATTAAAAGATTCCTAAATCCACCATTACATCAGAAGACTGATGGAATTGTCCCAATGTATAATCAGGAACAGCAAAGGTTGATTTATGACCAGGATAGAAAAGAAATTAGGGTAAAAGGGGTTGTAGGTTCAGGAAAAACCACAGTTTTGGCAGGACGCGCTGTAGAATTACATAAAAGAACAAATGGAGATGTGCTTATCCTTTCCTTCAACGTTACGCTAAAGAATTATTTGAAAGACAAAATTAGTGAGGTTCGTGAGGAATTTCCGTGGGGAGCGTTTACAATTTTGAATTATCATGTTTTCATTAATGATGTATTGAATGGCGTAGGTGTGGATGTAGCAGTTCCTGAAAATTTTGACTCTTATTCAGCAGAACAAATTGAGAATTATTTTGAGCAGAATTACTACTCAAATATCGCATTATTTGAGCAATATAAAGACCAATTTAGAAAGTTCGACGCAATCTTAATTGATGAAATTCAGGACTATAAATCAACGTGGATGAATATTATTAAAGATTATTTTTTATCTGCAAACGGCTACTATATGGTTTTTGGTGACGAGAAGCAAAATATCTATGGCAATGAAGTGGTGAACAAGAGTATGTCGGTCAACATTATTGGTCGTCCCTCAGAACTGAAAACATCTTATCGGTCAAGAACAAAAATTAAAGAGTTGGCTTTAAATTTTCAGCGCGAATTCCTTGCAGAAAAATATGAAACAGATGAACACGTATCTTTTAAAGCGAGCAACAGTGATGGTGGCTTATTTTCAGAAAAAGATGATCTGTCAGGAACATTAAGTTACATGTTTTTGCCGTCGGCAAACAGTATTCCGAGTTTATATACAATTATTCATGAAAACAGTATTAACAAAGGTATTCATCCAAATGATATTACGGTTTTAGGAACTCAAATAAGGCTTTTAAAAGATTTCGATGCTCACTATCGTTACCGTTCAGGCGAAAAAACGAATACAATGTTTGAAACATCCGAAATGCTTTTAACATCCGGAATGAATTCTGAGCAAGTACCGATAAAAACAATGCGAACACACTGTATTCGCAAGGGGCTTGAATTGATAAAACTATATAATGAATACAATCTCACTCGTGGTTTTCGGGAATTGGCTTCGCTGCTGATTTGTAAAAATCTTGCAGATGAATCTCCTGAATTTTTTAATGCGAGATATCAGCACCTGTGCAGAAATAGTAAAATTACTTCAGAAATTTTTGACAACTACTATGCTCAAAATCAAACAGCATTATCTTCCTTCATTGCAAAGTATGTAAAGAATGCAGCACCCTCTCTCATGAAGTTAATTCGTGATAATAAAAAAATTCATTTTTGGATGAACAGTGGTACAATCAAGATTTCAACAATTCACAGTTTTAAAGGTTGGGAAGCGGATCTTGTCTACCTGATTATTGAAAATGTTCCTGAACACATGGAAAGTACTTTTAATGAATTGATATATACAGGAATAACAAGAGCAAAACAGAACCTGATCATCCTTAATTATGGTAATGAAAGCTTTCATAATAAAATAACACCCTTAATAGATCAAGTCAACAACTCAAATTAA
- a CDS encoding DEAD/DEAH box helicase family protein → MKESIFDIAKAIDRHRQLEFASETLNNAVGRCKVLYDGTEQQFWLINSEGNVKTSKDWFGNPIANTAFVDAKPYSKDGFTVPKHSYLASILIQNNEGSHAYRSPNGEKIIEIFNRATYDPSPSAVAENIKINIASDSRKYAYQLISEILELKKSLEKDEKAIEEAKNKENQEAVDKLILELDLKRKQFDEKLASAKNFIRTHAELRYQPILDPVQDKVKSSKIFNGNLIINGGPGTGKTTSLIQRIKFLTSQTIEEFTNISSAQRQVLFDQKKSWIFFTPNELLKLFLNNSMVKEELLANDDTVRVWQDYKPYLFLEFKLSDSVKKKPFLFYKRDQDITMLPEDAAKLQELISKFEKYFISLQKQKLDKIKNLDISLFSWKDVGNTIKRDSVGNADIDIPGFMLLFLNLQEKYQDLSKSVADDFNKMIQRAAAIVLTEVKKDTARYQELVKMIASENLTETDNEQDEDEDIDRENFEETVEENPADTDLKLIAVIKSLVRKNALKKFDNITKLTGRDKKYLEKIPESQEVVNGDKIGEIAFFRKYFERLTKGIMVNIYQEIPSAYKKFRRSEIASQSVLWNFSLLEKLVKENNIRLHVDEQAFIIMFINKLNNLLAKNHRLLYNNTNHPFVETFRQYCKAVIGIDEATDFRLIDLLCMSSFNNPDFNSVTLSGDMMQKLTKDGLKSWDDYRKFFKDTEIYDLEISYRQSQTLLALAQIIYKGVNKQEAVYKSFISPSDMEPVPLLLISDDEDEKLQWIVNRILEIRAAYSFIPSIAIFVPLEQDVERCAKKLGDFDELSDVGINVKACKDGEVLGNKDTVRVFSIDKIKGLEFEAAFFHNVDNILRSDVSDEMFLKFMYVGLSRASFYLAMTLNDNLPEKVSAIQDYFKTEQNWK, encoded by the coding sequence ATGAAAGAATCTATTTTCGATATTGCAAAGGCAATTGACAGGCACCGCCAGTTAGAATTCGCCTCAGAAACCCTCAATAATGCCGTGGGAAGATGCAAGGTGCTTTATGATGGTACTGAGCAGCAGTTTTGGCTAATCAACAGTGAAGGCAATGTGAAAACCAGTAAAGATTGGTTTGGAAATCCTATAGCGAACACCGCTTTTGTTGATGCAAAACCGTACTCTAAAGATGGCTTTACCGTCCCGAAACATTCGTATCTGGCTAGTATCCTAATACAGAACAATGAAGGATCCCACGCTTACCGGTCTCCAAATGGTGAAAAAATTATTGAAATTTTCAATCGTGCTACTTATGATCCTAGTCCTAGTGCGGTAGCTGAAAATATAAAGATCAATATTGCGTCTGATTCAAGAAAATATGCCTATCAGCTGATTTCGGAAATTCTTGAGCTGAAAAAATCTTTAGAAAAAGATGAAAAAGCGATAGAGGAGGCAAAAAATAAGGAAAATCAGGAAGCGGTAGATAAATTAATTTTAGAACTGGACTTAAAAAGAAAACAATTTGATGAAAAATTGGCTTCAGCCAAGAACTTTATTCGTACTCATGCCGAATTAAGATACCAACCAATTCTGGATCCCGTGCAGGACAAAGTGAAAAGTTCCAAAATTTTTAATGGTAATCTCATCATAAACGGCGGTCCCGGTACAGGAAAAACAACTTCCCTTATTCAGCGGATAAAATTCTTAACGTCGCAGACTATAGAGGAGTTTACAAATATTAGCTCTGCACAAAGACAGGTGCTTTTTGATCAGAAAAAAAGCTGGATTTTCTTTACACCAAATGAGCTTCTTAAGCTTTTTCTTAACAACAGTATGGTTAAGGAGGAGTTGCTTGCAAATGATGATACTGTAAGGGTTTGGCAGGATTATAAACCATACCTGTTTTTAGAATTTAAATTGTCAGATTCCGTAAAGAAAAAGCCTTTTTTATTTTATAAAAGGGACCAAGATATCACGATGCTGCCAGAGGACGCAGCAAAACTTCAGGAGTTAATATCAAAATTTGAAAAATACTTCATAAGTCTGCAGAAACAAAAACTTGATAAGATTAAAAATCTTGATATTTCTCTGTTTTCTTGGAAAGATGTTGGCAACACTATAAAAAGAGATTCTGTCGGCAATGCAGATATAGATATACCAGGGTTTATGCTGTTATTTCTTAACCTGCAGGAAAAGTATCAGGATTTATCAAAATCTGTTGCAGATGATTTCAATAAGATGATACAGAGAGCAGCTGCAATAGTACTGACTGAGGTGAAGAAAGATACTGCTCGTTATCAGGAATTGGTAAAAATGATTGCTAGTGAAAATCTTACTGAAACCGATAATGAACAGGACGAAGACGAGGATATTGATAGAGAAAATTTTGAGGAAACCGTTGAAGAAAATCCTGCAGATACCGATTTGAAGTTAATTGCCGTCATTAAATCTTTGGTGCGAAAGAATGCACTTAAGAAATTTGACAATATCACTAAGTTAACTGGAAGAGATAAAAAATATCTCGAAAAAATACCGGAATCCCAGGAAGTGGTAAATGGAGACAAAATTGGTGAGATTGCATTTTTCAGAAAATATTTTGAGAGGCTAACCAAAGGGATAATGGTAAATATCTATCAGGAAATTCCTTCCGCCTACAAAAAATTTAGAAGATCGGAAATCGCATCACAATCTGTTTTGTGGAATTTTTCGCTGCTCGAAAAACTTGTTAAAGAAAACAATATCAGGCTCCATGTTGATGAACAGGCATTTATAATCATGTTCATTAATAAATTGAATAATTTGTTGGCAAAAAACCATAGATTATTATACAACAATACTAATCATCCTTTTGTTGAAACTTTTCGTCAATATTGTAAGGCGGTGATAGGTATAGATGAGGCAACCGATTTTCGCCTGATAGATTTACTTTGTATGTCGTCATTCAACAATCCTGATTTTAATTCTGTCACGCTCTCTGGTGATATGATGCAAAAATTGACAAAAGATGGTCTGAAATCATGGGACGACTACAGAAAATTTTTTAAGGACACAGAAATTTATGACCTTGAAATTTCCTATCGCCAAAGTCAAACTTTACTTGCGTTGGCACAGATAATTTATAAAGGGGTAAATAAGCAGGAAGCAGTATATAAATCATTCATTTCACCGTCAGATATGGAACCTGTACCGCTTTTGTTGATTTCAGATGATGAGGACGAAAAATTGCAGTGGATTGTAAATCGTATTTTAGAAATACGCGCAGCCTATAGTTTCATACCATCTATTGCGATTTTTGTCCCTTTAGAACAAGATGTGGAGCGATGCGCTAAAAAACTGGGAGATTTTGATGAGCTTTCTGATGTTGGTATTAATGTGAAAGCCTGTAAAGATGGTGAGGTATTAGGAAATAAAGATACTGTGAGGGTTTTTTCCATTGATAAAATCAAGGGGTTGGAGTTCGAAGCCGCATTTTTTCACAATGTGGATAATATTTTAAGATCCGATGTTTCGGATGAAATGTTTCTCAAATTTATGTATGTTGGCCTCTCAAGAGCTTCATTTTATTTAGCGATGACACTTAATGATAACCTACCTGAGAAAGTATCAGCAATTCAGGACTATTTTAAAACTGAGCAAAATTGGAAATAA
- a CDS encoding exodeoxyribonuclease VII large subunit produces MEITQPNISDKYQVYSPTSVIGIFNNALKLPATVNLIYLKGRYSYGGGKAYVNYYYDFLFSESDNVSIGVKMPGLLRSQIVNNEIYTLRGYIEKRLRNSSIDLVFVVDEIIAQEEKTISEDDLKRYDLIQKKLEKDSVDLQTLIREKILSGQKIRIANIYGHNAIVQRDFSEGLDVSSTEFEITDFTCNITSTTSIISQLNNVSSGDFDIIALVRGGGDRQSFEVFNDLALAEKFIDLPALTVTALGHTVDETLLDKLSDRRFHLPHDYGASLHVIVNKLVEEKSNSRALLIEEVKKDVTKQFEEQVKTLSEQLGNKNKEFEKLQEDSAKQISKQTETVHKQMKMQAEEMEKYKSEIASLHEKNIKEAVRSETASLSAKLDIISLENSSLKEDIRSRKKTNIWLYLILIILGLVVGILLSKL; encoded by the coding sequence TTGGAAATAACACAACCGAACATATCGGATAAATATCAGGTTTACTCCCCAACCTCAGTAATAGGCATTTTCAACAATGCCCTGAAACTTCCTGCCACGGTAAATTTAATTTACCTGAAAGGCAGATATTCCTACGGCGGTGGCAAGGCGTATGTAAACTACTATTACGACTTTTTATTTTCCGAAAGTGACAATGTATCTATCGGTGTGAAAATGCCTGGCTTGCTCCGTTCTCAGATTGTAAATAATGAAATTTACACCTTGCGCGGATATATAGAAAAAAGATTACGCAACTCAAGCATTGACCTTGTTTTTGTCGTAGACGAAATCATTGCCCAGGAGGAAAAAACCATCTCTGAAGACGATCTGAAAAGATATGACCTCATTCAGAAAAAGTTAGAAAAAGATTCTGTGGACCTCCAAACCTTAATCCGCGAAAAAATACTTTCCGGTCAAAAGATCAGGATTGCCAATATTTATGGCCATAATGCTATTGTGCAGAGAGATTTTTCAGAAGGCTTGGATGTATCTTCTACTGAATTTGAAATCACAGATTTCACCTGCAACATTACTTCCACAACCTCCATCATTAGCCAATTGAACAATGTTTCCTCAGGTGATTTTGATATTATTGCTTTAGTCCGTGGTGGTGGCGACCGCCAAAGTTTCGAAGTGTTCAACGATTTGGCACTGGCAGAAAAATTTATTGATTTGCCCGCACTCACGGTTACCGCTCTGGGACACACGGTAGATGAAACCCTGTTAGACAAACTTTCAGACCGCCGTTTTCACTTACCACACGATTACGGAGCAAGTCTGCATGTCATAGTAAATAAACTCGTAGAAGAAAAATCAAACTCCCGTGCTCTTCTCATCGAAGAAGTCAAAAAAGATGTCACCAAACAATTTGAAGAACAGGTAAAAACACTGTCAGAACAGCTTGGGAATAAAAACAAAGAATTCGAAAAACTCCAGGAAGATTCGGCAAAACAAATTTCAAAACAGACTGAAACTGTTCATAAACAAATGAAAATGCAGGCTGAAGAAATGGAAAAATATAAATCAGAAATAGCGTCCTTGCATGAAAAAAATATTAAAGAAGCAGTCAGATCTGAAACCGCCTCTTTATCAGCAAAATTAGATATAATTTCTCTTGAAAACTCTTCTTTGAAAGAAGATATTCGCTCAAGAAAAAAAACAAATATCTGGCTTTATCTGATTTTGATAATTTTGGGTCTGGTTGTGGGGATTTTATTAAGTAAATTATAA